Proteins encoded in a region of the Isosphaeraceae bacterium EP7 genome:
- a CDS encoding ankyrin repeat domain-containing protein, producing the protein MSSGYDENWTSDALERGDVDAVRRRVLDDPTYLRSRELCETAPLMFAVQFDDADLVRFMLDHGAAPDPDVDDGYTTLLTAIESTEPASTQIVSMLIEAGADIHRTGMNGYTPLHMAASKGHAEKARLLLDAGATIDRRKEIDAAETPLMEAAFSGRVETVRLLLERGADPTLRDTIQERTPLEIAEYSSKGPDPDVLEYLKSVYTRPRSVADLCESLDLTPETRAMMEEHLPELDMVEQYRACSERIAREGDFEGVIRLLSVAIKRPGHDRPPTSR; encoded by the coding sequence ATGAGCAGCGGATACGACGAGAACTGGACGTCCGACGCACTTGAACGCGGCGATGTCGACGCGGTCAGGCGGCGAGTGCTGGACGACCCGACCTACCTCAGGTCCCGCGAGCTCTGCGAGACCGCCCCGTTGATGTTCGCCGTCCAGTTCGACGACGCCGACCTCGTTCGCTTCATGCTCGACCATGGCGCCGCCCCCGACCCGGACGTGGACGACGGTTACACGACCCTGCTCACGGCCATCGAGTCGACCGAACCGGCGTCGACCCAGATCGTCTCCATGCTGATCGAGGCGGGCGCCGACATCCACCGGACCGGGATGAACGGATATACCCCGCTCCACATGGCGGCCTCGAAAGGCCACGCCGAGAAGGCTCGATTGCTGCTCGACGCGGGCGCGACCATCGACCGACGCAAGGAGATCGACGCCGCCGAGACCCCGCTGATGGAGGCCGCCTTCTCCGGCCGCGTCGAGACGGTGAGGCTCCTGCTCGAACGGGGTGCGGATCCCACCTTGCGAGACACGATCCAGGAGCGAACCCCTCTCGAAATCGCCGAATACTCCAGCAAGGGCCCCGACCCGGACGTTCTTGAGTACCTCAAATCGGTCTACACCAGGCCGCGGAGCGTCGCCGACCTCTGCGAGTCCCTGGATCTGACCCCCGAGACGCGCGCGATGATGGAGGAACACTTACCCGAGCTGGACATGGTGGAGCAATACCGCGCCTGCTCGGAGCGGATCGCACGCGAGGGTGACTTCGAGGGGGTGATCCGGTTACTTTCGGTGGCCATCAAGCGGCCCGGGCACGACCGGCCGCCGACGTCCCGCTGA
- a CDS encoding DUF1559 domain-containing protein — translation MKRSRGFTLIELLVVISIIAVLIALLLPAVQSAREAARRAQCINNLKQLGLAIHNYHSSQDTFPIGELRPGFGPNGMNGAWQYWGALAMMAQYMEQGAAFNCLNFQYWAPSDDANATTLNMKVASFLCPSDGVRDQVIQNNYKASTGTFAKIQRGGGSNGQGIGLPTNGLFTVDICYGLRDCTDGSSNTIAFGEQAGGDGQRGKWSRSDGWGGGAGIWDITAGGDPVTGNALVEFALFKQLEAQCDLNGYQKVGVTEANWAGRWWTVGGFNLSLFNTIQPPNGPHVMGCRTDCSADCWPEQNGPAMATSTHPGGANFMMADGSVKFIKDTVNQQTYMGLGTRNGGEIVSSDAY, via the coding sequence ATGAAACGGTCACGTGGCTTCACGCTCATCGAGCTGCTGGTGGTCATCTCCATCATCGCGGTGCTCATCGCGCTGCTCCTCCCCGCGGTCCAGAGCGCACGCGAGGCCGCCAGGCGGGCGCAGTGCATCAATAACCTGAAGCAGCTGGGCCTGGCGATCCACAATTACCACAGCTCGCAGGACACCTTCCCCATCGGCGAGCTGCGGCCCGGCTTCGGCCCCAACGGCATGAACGGGGCCTGGCAGTACTGGGGCGCCCTGGCGATGATGGCGCAGTACATGGAGCAGGGCGCGGCCTTCAACTGCCTGAACTTCCAGTACTGGGCACCTTCGGACGATGCCAACGCCACGACGCTGAACATGAAGGTCGCCTCGTTCCTCTGCCCGTCGGACGGGGTGCGCGACCAGGTGATCCAGAACAACTACAAGGCCAGCACCGGCACGTTCGCCAAGATCCAGCGGGGCGGCGGCAGCAACGGCCAGGGGATCGGCCTGCCCACAAACGGGCTGTTCACCGTCGACATCTGCTACGGGCTCCGGGACTGCACCGACGGCTCGTCGAACACCATCGCCTTCGGCGAGCAGGCCGGCGGCGACGGCCAGCGCGGCAAGTGGAGCCGCTCCGACGGCTGGGGCGGCGGCGCGGGAATCTGGGACATCACCGCGGGCGGCGACCCCGTCACGGGCAATGCCCTGGTCGAATTCGCCCTCTTCAAGCAGCTCGAGGCCCAGTGCGACCTCAACGGCTACCAGAAGGTCGGCGTCACCGAGGCGAACTGGGCCGGACGCTGGTGGACCGTCGGCGGGTTCAACCTCTCGCTATTCAACACGATCCAGCCCCCCAACGGACCGCACGTCATGGGCTGCCGGACCGACTGCAGCGCCGACTGCTGGCCCGAGCAGAACGGCCCCGCGATGGCCACCAGCACCCACCCCGGCGGCGCCAACTTCATGATGGCCGACGGCAGCGTCAAGTTCATCAAGGACACCGTCAACCAGCAGACCTACATGGGCCTGGGAACCCGCAACGGCGGCGAAATCGTCAGCTCTGACGCGTACTGA
- a CDS encoding DUF444 family protein produces MVRKIERDANRFKQIVRGKIKADLRKYITHGEMIGKTGGEFVSIPLPQIQIPEFRYGPKGGGGVGQGPGDVGTPIGRSGDDPSQGEGAAGDSPGQHILEVELTMDELAEILGEGLALPRIQPKGRANIVEEKDKYTGIRQAGPESLRHFKRTYKKALKRQIASNTYNPADPLVIPVREDKLYRSWNPISLPHTNAVVLYLMDVSGSMTDDQKEIVRIEAFWIDTWLRSQYDGVTTRYIIHDAVAREVDQHTFYHTRESGGTRISSAYNLANKIIEADHPPADWNIYVLHFSDGDNWGEDNRQCIATLRDSILPKCNLFGYGQVESPYGSGEFYRELEEAFEDVPNLALSEIRNKDGIYDSIKEFLGRGR; encoded by the coding sequence GTGGTCCGAAAAATCGAGCGGGACGCCAACCGGTTCAAGCAGATCGTCCGCGGCAAGATCAAGGCCGACCTGCGTAAGTACATCACGCATGGCGAGATGATCGGCAAGACCGGGGGGGAGTTCGTCTCCATCCCCCTGCCTCAGATCCAGATCCCCGAGTTCCGCTACGGCCCCAAGGGGGGCGGCGGGGTCGGCCAGGGTCCCGGCGACGTCGGCACCCCCATCGGCCGCTCGGGCGACGACCCCAGCCAGGGCGAGGGGGCCGCGGGAGACTCCCCCGGCCAGCACATCCTCGAGGTCGAGCTGACCATGGACGAGCTGGCCGAGATCCTCGGCGAGGGGCTCGCCCTGCCGCGCATCCAGCCCAAGGGTCGCGCCAACATCGTCGAGGAGAAGGACAAGTACACCGGCATCCGCCAGGCCGGGCCCGAGAGCCTGCGGCACTTCAAGCGGACCTACAAGAAGGCCCTGAAGCGGCAGATCGCCTCGAATACCTACAACCCCGCCGACCCGCTGGTGATCCCCGTCCGCGAGGACAAGCTCTACCGGTCGTGGAACCCGATCTCGCTGCCGCACACCAACGCGGTGGTGCTCTACCTGATGGACGTCTCGGGCAGCATGACCGACGACCAGAAGGAGATCGTCCGCATCGAGGCCTTCTGGATCGACACCTGGCTGCGCAGCCAGTATGACGGCGTGACCACCCGCTACATCATCCACGACGCCGTCGCACGCGAGGTCGACCAGCACACCTTCTACCACACCCGCGAGAGCGGCGGCACGCGGATCAGCTCGGCCTACAACCTGGCGAACAAGATCATCGAGGCCGACCACCCCCCGGCCGACTGGAACATCTACGTCCTGCACTTCTCCGACGGCGACAACTGGGGCGAGGACAATCGCCAGTGCATCGCCACCCTGCGCGACTCGATCCTGCCCAAGTGCAACCTCTTCGGCTATGGCCAGGTGGAGAGCCCCTACGGCTCCGGCGAGTTCTATCGCGAGCTTGAAGAGGCCTTCGAGGACGTGCCCAACCTGGCCCTCTCGGAGATCCGCAACAAGGACGGCATCTACGACTCGATCAAGGAATTCCTGGGACGGGGCCGCTAG
- a CDS encoding SpoVR family protein: MSTEHNLPADLRALQVEIEGHAREFGLDFYDTVFEVLDYDELSEIAALGGFPTRYPHWRFGMEYEQLSKGYRYGLQKIYEMVINNDPCYAYLLRCNQRVDQKLVMAHVYGHNDFFKNNVWFSQTSRKMMDETANHGNRIRSAMERHGEETVESFIDSCLSLENLIDIYSPFIKRRGTPDRYDFSAAGEAEGVGRKFRSKDYMDSYVNPPEYLKEMARREEAEAQKARQFPEQPERDVMLFLLEHAPLNAWQRDVLDIVRQEAYYFAPQGQTKIMNEGWASFWHSTIMTTRTLEPSELVDYADHHSGTMATQPGRLNPYKLGIELFRDIEERWDRGQFGPEYDECENSEVKRRWDKKLGLGRKKIFEVRSIYNDVTFIDTFLTPEFCRRHGLFSFKHNDLSETYEIESREFKKIKERLLFGLTNFGQPIIRVKDGNHRNRGEMYLLHEHFGADLKLDHAQDTLRHLHRLWTRPVHLETIIDGRANLLSFDGSEHSVRPLGGISHEQPEPRPVRRG, encoded by the coding sequence ATGAGCACCGAGCACAACCTGCCGGCCGACCTCCGCGCGCTCCAGGTCGAGATCGAGGGGCACGCCCGCGAGTTCGGCCTGGACTTCTACGACACCGTCTTCGAGGTGCTCGACTACGACGAGCTCTCCGAGATCGCCGCCCTGGGGGGCTTCCCCACCCGCTACCCCCACTGGCGGTTCGGCATGGAGTACGAGCAGCTCTCCAAGGGCTATCGCTACGGGCTCCAGAAGATCTACGAGATGGTCATCAACAATGACCCCTGCTACGCCTACCTGCTGCGCTGCAACCAGCGGGTCGACCAGAAGCTCGTCATGGCCCACGTCTACGGCCACAACGACTTCTTCAAGAACAACGTCTGGTTCAGCCAGACCAGCCGCAAGATGATGGACGAGACGGCCAACCACGGCAACCGGATCCGGTCGGCCATGGAACGCCACGGCGAGGAGACCGTCGAGAGCTTCATCGACAGCTGCCTGTCGCTGGAGAACCTGATCGACATCTACTCGCCGTTCATCAAGCGGCGGGGCACGCCCGACCGGTACGACTTCTCGGCCGCCGGCGAGGCCGAGGGGGTCGGCCGCAAGTTCCGCAGCAAGGACTACATGGATTCGTACGTGAATCCGCCGGAGTACCTCAAGGAGATGGCCCGCAGGGAAGAGGCCGAGGCGCAGAAGGCCAGGCAGTTCCCCGAGCAGCCCGAGCGCGACGTCATGCTCTTCCTGCTGGAGCACGCCCCGCTGAACGCCTGGCAACGCGACGTGCTCGACATCGTGCGGCAGGAGGCGTACTACTTCGCCCCCCAGGGTCAGACCAAGATCATGAACGAGGGCTGGGCTTCGTTCTGGCACTCGACCATCATGACCACCCGCACGCTCGAGCCCTCCGAGCTGGTCGACTACGCCGACCATCACTCGGGGACGATGGCCACGCAGCCGGGCAGGCTGAACCCCTACAAGCTCGGCATCGAGCTGTTCCGCGACATCGAGGAGCGCTGGGACCGCGGCCAGTTCGGCCCCGAGTACGACGAGTGCGAGAACTCCGAGGTGAAGCGGCGCTGGGACAAGAAGCTCGGCTTGGGCCGCAAGAAGATCTTCGAGGTCCGGAGCATCTATAATGACGTGACGTTCATCGACACGTTCCTGACCCCCGAGTTCTGCCGGCGTCACGGCCTGTTCAGCTTCAAGCACAACGACCTGAGCGAGACGTACGAGATCGAGAGCCGCGAGTTCAAGAAGATCAAGGAGCGGCTGCTCTTCGGCCTGACCAACTTCGGCCAGCCGATCATCCGGGTGAAGGACGGCAACCACCGCAACCGCGGCGAGATGTACCTGCTGCACGAGCACTTCGGCGCCGACCTGAAGCTGGACCACGCCCAGGACACCCTGCGCCACCTGCACCGACTCTGGACCCGCCCGGTCCACCTGGAGACGATCATCGACGGGCGGGCGAACCTCCTCTCATTCGACGGGTCGGAGCACTCCGTCCGCCCGCTCGGGGGAATCAGCCATGAGCAGCCTGAGCCGAGACCTGTCCGCCGCGGTTGA
- a CDS encoding Mur ligase family protein — protein MARWYIDRSPQADAPSAHFRRLIAEPGVDGEAGNEERPRRETVRTSAAISGRRLEVRGHVGQAFGRSLSGLAAERDRSSVGRLQVIVPDTDMARGSLCHTLAGDPSARMQVVGVAGTRGKAATALLIRSILEAAGERVGWIGSSDWSDGLTTRPSGPRLPDAEGLSLMLAAMADRGCSAAVVELPNEALDGRRADGIRFAAGVVTTLDDPLCDDGEARAWRRRAAARLMKQVRPGGAAVVNADDRDADLLGAVNLDADRVSFGLGDDSGIGAVIERIDARGSRFRLVGLDGEATVSLSLVGRGHVEHALAAAGVGRALGLPLDAIVAGLESAARMPARLEQVSEGQDFDVRVDAACTEGELSSALGTLRALGARRIHCVLGAEGDRNRNRRLGLARAAEMGADSVILTADNPRTEPLDAILDDLLAGFRRPGRVRVLPDRRAAIEAALAAAKPGDAVLLAGKGRSGVQILASGVIPFDDAAIAADWLRDRH, from the coding sequence ATGGCTCGCTGGTACATCGACCGTTCCCCGCAGGCGGATGCCCCCTCGGCCCACTTCAGGCGGCTGATCGCCGAACCTGGCGTTGATGGCGAGGCTGGGAACGAAGAGCGACCTCGGCGCGAGACGGTGCGGACCTCCGCGGCGATCTCGGGACGCAGGCTTGAGGTGCGCGGGCATGTCGGCCAGGCCTTCGGGCGGAGCCTCTCGGGGCTGGCGGCCGAGCGAGACCGGTCGAGCGTCGGCCGGCTGCAAGTCATCGTGCCCGACACCGACATGGCCCGCGGGTCGCTCTGCCACACGCTGGCCGGCGATCCCTCGGCGCGGATGCAGGTCGTCGGCGTGGCCGGCACCCGGGGCAAGGCGGCGACCGCCCTGCTCATCCGGTCGATCCTGGAAGCGGCCGGCGAGCGGGTCGGCTGGATCGGCTCCTCGGACTGGTCCGACGGCCTGACCACCCGCCCCAGCGGCCCGAGGCTGCCCGACGCCGAAGGGCTCTCGCTGATGCTCGCCGCCATGGCCGACCGGGGCTGCTCGGCCGCCGTCGTCGAGTTGCCCAACGAGGCCCTCGACGGCCGCAGGGCCGACGGGATCAGGTTCGCCGCGGGCGTGGTGACTACCCTGGACGACCCGCTCTGCGACGACGGCGAGGCCCGCGCCTGGCGCCGACGCGCCGCAGCCCGCCTGATGAAGCAGGTCCGACCCGGCGGGGCCGCCGTGGTCAACGCCGACGACCGCGATGCCGACCTCCTGGGCGCCGTCAACCTGGACGCCGACCGCGTCTCGTTCGGCCTGGGCGACGACTCGGGCATCGGCGCCGTCATCGAGCGCATCGACGCGCGTGGCTCGCGGTTCCGCCTGGTCGGGCTCGACGGCGAGGCCACGGTCAGCCTCTCGCTGGTCGGCCGCGGGCACGTCGAGCATGCCCTGGCCGCCGCGGGCGTGGGCCGGGCCCTGGGCCTGCCGCTCGACGCCATCGTCGCCGGCCTTGAATCCGCCGCCCGCATGCCTGCGCGGCTCGAACAGGTCTCCGAAGGCCAGGACTTCGACGTCCGCGTCGACGCCGCGTGCACCGAGGGCGAACTGAGCTCGGCCCTGGGAACGCTGCGTGCCCTGGGCGCTCGCCGCATCCACTGCGTGCTGGGGGCCGAGGGGGACCGGAATCGAAACCGTCGCCTGGGACTGGCCCGCGCCGCCGAGATGGGGGCCGACTCGGTGATCCTCACCGCCGACAACCCACGCACCGAACCCCTCGACGCGATCCTCGACGACCTGCTCGCGGGCTTCCGCCGCCCCGGCCGGGTCCGGGTCTTGCCCGACCGCCGCGCGGCCATCGAGGCCGCGCTCGCCGCCGCCAAGCCCGGCGACGCCGTCCTGCTGGCCGGCAAGGGGCGCAGCGGCGTCCAGATCCTGGCCAGCGGGGTCATCCCCTTCGACGACGCCGCCATCGCCGCCGACTGGCTCCGCGACCGCCATTGA